The following are encoded together in the Mycteria americana isolate JAX WOST 10 ecotype Jacksonville Zoo and Gardens chromosome 2, USCA_MyAme_1.0, whole genome shotgun sequence genome:
- the ERICH5 gene encoding glutamate-rich protein 5 isoform X1, whose amino-acid sequence MGCSSSARSRPQEPPPAAAAGPPPRASSGENTPTADDHETIADQTQLDPAEDVSLASEETNPGKHPPGEEAVAVILAVEGKIDLVSKREEPEGTEPLPAGAEESSDLPSAWREESAGPSPPAPGEDAGSTSPGPAKDSGLVEGSDSSAVEIIKKVHITEEDHLIEGNICAFINSDQILPPETCGWILLALLRASHELLESEFGPGSLYNVECRRTWLGKPQTHKSKL is encoded by the exons atgggctgctccagcagcgcccgcagccgcccccaggagccgccgcccgccgccgccgccgggccgccgccgcggg CATCATCAGGTGAAAACACCCCGACCGCAGACGACCATGAAACCATAGCTGACCAAACACAGTTGGACCCAGCAGAGGATGTGAGTCTTGCCTCTGAGGAGACAAACCCCGGCAAGCATCCGCCAGGAGAGGAGGCTGTGGCCGTCATTCTGGCTGTCGAGGGAAAGATCGATTTGGTCAGTAAAAGGGAGGAGCCGGAGGGCACCGAGCCCCTGCCTGCAGGAGCGGAGGAGAGCTCTGATCTGCCGTCTGCATGGCGAGAGGAGAGCGCTGGGCCTTCACCTCCAGCACCGGGAGAAGATGCTGGGTCAACATCGCCAGGACCAGCAAAGGACAGCGGGCTGGTAGAGGGCAGTGACAGCTCTGCAGTGGAAATCATCAAGAAAGTACATATTACTGAAGAGGACCACCTCATTGAGGGTAATATTTGTGCTTTCATAAATTCAGACCAAATTCTGCCTCCAGAGACTTGTGGGTGGATCCTGTTGGCTTTACTGAGAGCCTCACATGAGCTTCTGGAGTCAGAATTTGGTCCGGGGAGTCTGTACAATGTGGAGTGTAGAAGAACGTGGCTGGGGAAGCCTCAGACTCACAAGTCTAAGCTGTAA
- the RIDA gene encoding 2-iminobutanoate/2-iminopropanoate deaminase, with product MASLVKKIISTAKAPAALGPYSQAVLVDRTMYIAGQIGIEPSTGQLVSGGAKEEAKQALKNMGEILKAAGCDYGNVVKTTVLMADMKDFNDINDIYKQFFKTNFPARAAYQVVALPKGARVEIEAIAIQGPLQDASA from the exons ATGGCCTCGCTCGTGAAGAAAATAATCAGTACTGCTAAGGCCCCTGCTGCACTGGGTCCCTACAG CCAAGCCGTGCTGGTAGACCGGACGATGTACATTGCAGGACAGATAGGTATAGAACCTTCCACAGGGCAGCTTGTCTCTGGAGGGGCAAAGGAAGAAGCGAAGCAG GCTCTAAAAAACATGGGAGAAATCCTGAAAGCTGCAGGCTGTGACTATGGCAACG TTGTGAAGACTACAGTTTTGATGGCAGACATGAAGGACTTCAATGATATTAATGATATTTACAAACAAT TCTTCAAGACAAACTTCCCAGCCAGAGCAGCCTATCAGGTTGTCGCTTTGCCAAAA GGTGCCCGAGTTGAGATTGAAGCTATTGCCATTCAGGGACCCCTCCAAGATGCTTCAGCCTGA
- the ERICH5 gene encoding glutamate-rich protein 5 isoform X3, with the protein MGCSSSARSRPQEPPPAAAAGPPPRASSGENTPTADDHETIADQTQLDPAEDVSLASEETNPGKHPPGEEAVAVILAVEGKIDLVSKREEPEGTEPLPAGAEESSDLPSAWREESAGPSPPAPGEDAGSTSPGPAKDSGLVEGSDSSAVEIIKKVHITEEDHLIEGETGEQVETELLSEIVSGGPETKEEETGEAVDGAAATEIETANSKE; encoded by the exons atgggctgctccagcagcgcccgcagccgcccccaggagccgccgcccgccgccgccgccgggccgccgccgcggg CATCATCAGGTGAAAACACCCCGACCGCAGACGACCATGAAACCATAGCTGACCAAACACAGTTGGACCCAGCAGAGGATGTGAGTCTTGCCTCTGAGGAGACAAACCCCGGCAAGCATCCGCCAGGAGAGGAGGCTGTGGCCGTCATTCTGGCTGTCGAGGGAAAGATCGATTTGGTCAGTAAAAGGGAGGAGCCGGAGGGCACCGAGCCCCTGCCTGCAGGAGCGGAGGAGAGCTCTGATCTGCCGTCTGCATGGCGAGAGGAGAGCGCTGGGCCTTCACCTCCAGCACCGGGAGAAGATGCTGGGTCAACATCGCCAGGACCAGCAAAGGACAGCGGGCTGGTAGAGGGCAGTGACAGCTCTGCAGTGGAAATCATCAAGAAAGTACATATTACTGAAGAGGACCACCTCATTGAGG GTGAGACGGGAGAACAGGTGGAAACTGAGCTGCTCAGTGAGATAGTAAGTGGAGGgcctgaaacaaaagaagaagaaacaggagaagCTGTGGATGGTGCAGCAGCGACAGAGATAG AGACAGCTAATAGCAAGGAATAG
- the ERICH5 gene encoding glutamate-rich protein 5 isoform X2, protein MGCSSSARSRPQEPPPAAAAGPPPRASSGENTPTADDHETIADQTQLDPAEDVSLASEETNPGKHPPGEEAVAVILAVEGKIDLVSKREEPEGTEPLPAGAEESSDLPSAWREESAGPSPPAPGEDAGSTSPGPAKDSGLVEGSDSSAVEIIKKVHITEEDHLIEGETGEQVETELLSEIVSGGPETKEEETGEAVDGAAATEIGMLTEEGRTTWVIV, encoded by the exons atgggctgctccagcagcgcccgcagccgcccccaggagccgccgcccgccgccgccgccgggccgccgccgcggg CATCATCAGGTGAAAACACCCCGACCGCAGACGACCATGAAACCATAGCTGACCAAACACAGTTGGACCCAGCAGAGGATGTGAGTCTTGCCTCTGAGGAGACAAACCCCGGCAAGCATCCGCCAGGAGAGGAGGCTGTGGCCGTCATTCTGGCTGTCGAGGGAAAGATCGATTTGGTCAGTAAAAGGGAGGAGCCGGAGGGCACCGAGCCCCTGCCTGCAGGAGCGGAGGAGAGCTCTGATCTGCCGTCTGCATGGCGAGAGGAGAGCGCTGGGCCTTCACCTCCAGCACCGGGAGAAGATGCTGGGTCAACATCGCCAGGACCAGCAAAGGACAGCGGGCTGGTAGAGGGCAGTGACAGCTCTGCAGTGGAAATCATCAAGAAAGTACATATTACTGAAGAGGACCACCTCATTGAGG GTGAGACGGGAGAACAGGTGGAAACTGAGCTGCTCAGTGAGATAGTAAGTGGAGGgcctgaaacaaaagaagaagaaacaggagaagCTGTGGATGGTGCAGCAGCGACAGAGATAGGTATGTTGACAGAGGAGGGAAGGACCACATGGGTTATTGTTTAG